A region of Ovis canadensis isolate MfBH-ARS-UI-01 breed Bighorn chromosome 19, ARS-UI_OviCan_v2, whole genome shotgun sequence DNA encodes the following proteins:
- the LOC138424257 gene encoding C-C chemokine receptor type 1: METSTSAKDHDMTTEYDYGDTTPCQKVQERAFGAQLLPPLYSVVFVIGLIGNILVVLVLMQYKRLRSMTSIYLLNLAISDLIFLFTLPFWIDYKVKDDWIFGDAMCKLLSGFYFMGLYSEIFFIVLLTIDRYLAIVHAVFALRARTVTFGIVTSIVTWVLAILASVPGLYFSKTQWEFTHYTCSLHFPPESFTKWKQFQALKLNILGLILPLLVMIVCYTGIIKILLRRPNEKKAKAVRLIFVIMIIFFLFWTPYNLSVFVSAFQDSLFTYKCEQSRQLDLAIQVTEVIAYTHCCVNPVIYVFVGERFRKYLRQLFHRLVAVHLAKWLPFLSTERLERVSSMSPSTGEHELSAGF; the protein is encoded by the coding sequence ATGGAAACTTCAACCAGCGCAAAGGACCATGACATGACCACAGAATACGACTATGGGGACACGACCCCATGCCAGAAGGTTCAGGAGAGGGCCTTTGGAGCCCAGCTGCTGCCCCCCTTGTACTCGGTGGTGTTTGTCATTGGCCTGATCGGCAACATCCTAGTGGTCCTGGTCCTCATGCAATACAAGAGGCTCAGAAGCATGACCAGCATCTACCTCCTCAACCTGGCCATTTCTGACCTCATCTTCCTCTTCACGCTGCCCTTCTGGATCGACTACAAGGTGAAGGATGACTGGATTTTCGGTGATGCCATGTGTAAGTTGCTCTCTGGGTTCTATTTCATGGGCTTGTACAGCGAGATCTTCTTCATCGTCCTGCTGACCATCGACAGGTACCTGGCCATCGTCCATGCCGTGTTCGCTCTGCGGGCTCGGACTGTCACCTTTGGTATCGTCACCAGCATTGTCACCTGGGTCCTGGCCATCTTGGCTTCTGTCCCCGGCTTGTACTTTTCCAAGACCCAGTGGGAGTTCACCCACTACACCTGCAGTCTTCATTTTCCTCCTGAAAGCTTCACAAAGTGGAAGCAGTTCCAGGCTCTGAAACTGAACATCTTGGGGCTGATATTGCCTCTGTTGGTCATGATTGTCTGCTACACAGGGATTATAAAGATTCTGCTCAGAAGACCAAATGAGAAGAAGGCCAAAGCCGTGCGTCTGATTTTTGTCATCATGatcatcttctttctcttttggacGCCCTACAATCTgagtgtgtttgtttctgctttccAAGATTCCCTGTTCACCTATAAATGTGAGCAGAGCAGACAGCTGGACCTGGCCATTCAAGTGACAGAGGTGATCGCCTACACTCACTGCTGCGTCAACCCTGTGATCTACGTCTTTGTCGGCGAGAGGTTCCGCAAGTATCTGCGGCAGTTGTTCCACCGGCTGGTGGCTGTGCACCTGGCCAAGTGGCTCCCCTTCCTCTCCACAGAGAGGCTAGAGAGGGTCAGCTCCATGTCCCCCTCCACAGGCGAGCATGAGCTCTCTGCTGGGTTCTGA